The Effusibacillus pohliae DSM 22757 DNA window TTATGTGTAAAAAGGATCTGAAATAGGAAGAGTCATTTCAATCCTCTTTTTGGGAATCATGGAGTTTGTCTACAACAATATCCCAAGGAGGAATCGAAATGACTCACTTCCATCTTACCCTTTCCGCAGAAGAATTACACCAACTGCTTACAACACATGGCAAACTGGCTCCATCTCTCATGCAGTCGTTTTTGAACCAACTCTTACAGAAGCAAGCATCGGAGCAGATCCAAGCGGAACCCTACGAGCGAACCCATGAACGCACCACGTATCGCAACGGCA harbors:
- a CDS encoding transposase translates to MTHFHLTLSAEELHQLLTTHGKLAPSLMQSFLNQLLQKQASEQIQAEPYERTHERTTYRNG